One stretch of Methylococcus capsulatus DNA includes these proteins:
- a CDS encoding copper resistance CopC family protein: MFPRAIKQSGRLMPAVALCLLALTPMAWSHAVVTESSLTSEPVKPNHATKVVLFFNSGVELALSRVFLVSKGDVFHPVHIAKGKKAGEMLVDIPPLEPGDYALKYKVFAADGHFTENVIRFRVDNP; this comes from the coding sequence ATGTTCCCACGTGCCATCAAACAGTCAGGACGGCTCATGCCGGCGGTCGCGCTGTGCCTACTCGCGCTCACCCCCATGGCCTGGAGCCACGCCGTCGTCACCGAATCTTCGCTGACCAGCGAACCGGTGAAGCCCAATCACGCGACCAAAGTGGTGCTGTTTTTCAACTCCGGGGTCGAACTCGCCCTGTCGCGGGTGTTCTTAGTCAGCAAAGGCGACGTGTTCCATCCCGTCCACATCGCCAAGGGTAAGAAGGCAGGCGAGATGCTGGTCGACATTCCCCCCCTGGAGCCCGGCGACTATGCCCTGAAATACAAGGTGTTCGCGGCGGATGGGCACTTCACTGAAAACGTGATCCGTTTCCGCGTCGATAACCCCTAA
- a CDS encoding copper resistance D family protein, producing the protein MFIQGLANFIDDFLGGLMLISYALIVGSLIWAAWILRVWDRSATGTGAGEPVVTVCVRLLKGGAMTLAAMQGTKLLIKGVLLAATLGDFPLEAYFGTVQFIAGLLRFFLSCGFIYLAGRLSVSPDDRSAWNTAAILTVPLVISGAWLVHGVGRFEHREQLMVMTVIHQLAAAVWVGGVAQLLFLWHSRRTEQAAHQFWPIAITRFGRLGATSVLLLVSTGLPLAVEYIGSLDGLFGTGYGSLVATKAALMAGALYFAYRNHKAGKEWKERGASADLTGKVPYFIEAETFVLVAVLFVAATLSSQPPSVDIKDTTATVSEVAYMFSPRLPKISSPTHEQLLAGEPGRVAVVDKVPSVAATEWSDYNHNISGMFLTGMCLVAMLSYTGRFRWTRYWPVGFIGLSIFLFFRSDAETWPLGPIGFWESTFGNGEVFQHRIATLLAFMLGVLELRARTRPDAHRLRYMFPVLSAFGGILLLTHSHAEFELKSEYLIQSTHTAMGLLAVVVASGRWLELRLAAAPVSLQSASSRFDTGQVAGFLSILAMFVIGNFLMFYREPLY; encoded by the coding sequence ATGTTCATACAAGGCCTGGCCAATTTCATCGATGACTTCCTCGGCGGCTTGATGCTCATCAGCTATGCGCTGATCGTCGGCAGCCTGATCTGGGCCGCCTGGATCCTGCGGGTCTGGGACAGATCCGCGACCGGCACCGGCGCCGGCGAGCCGGTCGTTACCGTCTGCGTCCGCCTGCTGAAAGGGGGAGCGATGACGCTGGCCGCCATGCAGGGCACCAAACTCCTGATCAAGGGCGTGCTGCTCGCCGCGACGCTCGGCGATTTCCCTCTCGAGGCCTATTTCGGGACGGTGCAGTTCATCGCCGGCCTGCTCCGCTTCTTCCTCTCGTGTGGATTCATTTATCTGGCCGGACGACTCAGCGTTTCGCCGGACGACCGCTCGGCCTGGAACACCGCAGCGATCCTGACCGTGCCGCTGGTGATCAGCGGTGCCTGGCTGGTGCACGGCGTAGGACGTTTCGAGCACCGCGAACAGCTCATGGTCATGACGGTGATCCACCAGTTGGCCGCCGCGGTCTGGGTCGGCGGCGTCGCCCAGCTTCTGTTCCTCTGGCATTCCCGGCGAACGGAACAGGCGGCTCATCAATTCTGGCCCATCGCCATCACGCGTTTCGGCCGGCTGGGCGCGACCTCCGTGCTGCTGCTGGTTTCCACCGGCCTGCCGCTGGCCGTGGAATACATCGGCTCGCTGGACGGACTTTTCGGCACCGGCTATGGCAGCCTGGTAGCGACCAAGGCCGCACTGATGGCAGGAGCACTCTATTTCGCCTATCGCAACCACAAGGCCGGGAAGGAATGGAAGGAGCGCGGCGCCTCCGCCGACCTGACCGGCAAGGTGCCCTATTTCATCGAAGCCGAAACTTTCGTGCTGGTGGCCGTCTTATTCGTCGCCGCCACCCTGTCTTCCCAGCCACCCTCGGTGGACATCAAAGACACGACGGCGACGGTCTCAGAAGTCGCCTACATGTTCTCGCCCCGTCTACCCAAGATCAGTTCCCCGACGCACGAGCAGCTTCTGGCGGGGGAACCGGGAAGAGTCGCGGTGGTCGACAAGGTGCCTTCGGTCGCCGCCACCGAGTGGTCGGACTACAACCACAACATCTCCGGCATGTTCCTGACCGGCATGTGTCTGGTGGCGATGCTGTCCTATACCGGACGCTTCCGCTGGACCCGTTACTGGCCGGTAGGGTTCATCGGCCTGAGCATCTTCCTGTTCTTCCGCAGTGACGCCGAAACCTGGCCGCTGGGGCCGATCGGATTCTGGGAGAGCACCTTCGGCAATGGCGAGGTTTTCCAGCACCGTATCGCCACGCTGCTGGCGTTTATGCTCGGCGTCTTGGAGCTGCGCGCCCGCACCCGGCCCGATGCCCACCGGCTGCGCTACATGTTTCCCGTCCTCAGCGCCTTCGGCGGCATTCTGCTGCTCACACACTCACACGCAGAATTCGAGCTCAAAAGCGAGTACCTGATCCAGTCGACACACACCGCCATGGGCCTTCTGGCGGTCGTAGTCGCCAGCGGGCGCTGGCTGGAGCTCAGACTGGCGGCTGCGCCGGTGTCTTTGCAGTCTGCTTCCAGCCGCTTCGACACGGGTCAGGTGGCCGGCTTCCTGTCCATCCTCGCCATGTTCGTGATCGGGAATTTCCTGATGTTCTACCGGGAGCCGCTGTACTGA